In a single window of the Thalassoglobus sp. JC818 genome:
- the mscL gene encoding large conductance mechanosensitive channel protein MscL — translation MLPIIDEFKKFALRGNMVDLAIGFTVGSAFTSVVKSLVDNIIMPPVGMILGGVDFTNKFLVLSVPDHVTPPEDGFQSLQSAQEAGVVTLDYGEFLNSCLTLFIVAVVMFALIRGFNRLDEGLDQMIGEEPPQPGEPTEKKCQYCRSTIAYRATRCPHCTSEIEAPSESNA, via the coding sequence ATGCTTCCGATTATCGATGAATTCAAGAAGTTCGCACTCCGCGGAAACATGGTCGACCTGGCGATTGGTTTTACCGTCGGTTCGGCATTTACATCGGTCGTCAAATCGTTGGTGGACAATATCATCATGCCGCCGGTTGGCATGATCCTCGGAGGAGTTGACTTTACGAACAAGTTCCTCGTTTTGAGTGTCCCCGATCATGTCACTCCACCCGAAGACGGTTTTCAGTCGCTCCAATCAGCTCAAGAAGCGGGCGTTGTCACTCTCGATTATGGCGAGTTTTTGAACTCGTGCCTCACACTCTTCATCGTCGCAGTCGTCATGTTTGCGCTGATTCGGGGCTTCAACCGACTCGACGAAGGACTCGATCAGATGATCGGCGAAGAGCCGCCTCAACCGGGCGAACCGACCGAAAAGAAGTGTCAATATTGCCGATCGACAATCGCTTACCGAGCGACACGTTGCCCGCATTGTACTTCTGAAATTGAAGCCCCATCAGAATCGAATGCGTGA
- a CDS encoding DUF1571 domain-containing protein produces the protein MFMRIATILISISTIASFAKLHADLEAKKSEPAKSHTESNSTTAEQSDEYSEEVESEQAATPETDNERAMKLLEAYLGDSMNYCRERHQYTARLEKQVEIDGTLKEPEMIEAKVRQEPFSVYLKWDDSGQEALYVKGKNRDRMVARVTQGIAILRNVWKLDPESRQAMQGCRYPITEFGLLRMTERVSDFYQNRAEEAGLQCSHRTDFFGERPVVIFDVAFHSPQDCPDYSLSKLYFDAEEKCLVGVENYGWSKDGRSGGLVEKYLFHEIQFDAPLSDVDFSLENPSYKFVKN, from the coding sequence ATGTTCATGAGAATCGCAACGATCCTGATTTCGATCTCAACGATAGCCAGCTTCGCCAAACTGCATGCCGACTTGGAAGCAAAGAAATCAGAGCCAGCGAAATCACACACCGAAAGCAACTCAACGACTGCCGAGCAGTCTGATGAGTACTCCGAGGAGGTCGAAAGTGAGCAAGCTGCGACTCCTGAAACAGACAACGAACGAGCGATGAAGCTTCTCGAAGCCTACTTGGGTGACTCGATGAACTACTGTCGCGAACGTCATCAATATACTGCTCGACTCGAGAAGCAAGTTGAGATCGACGGCACTCTCAAAGAGCCGGAAATGATCGAGGCCAAAGTTCGACAGGAACCATTCAGCGTTTATCTGAAATGGGACGACAGCGGGCAGGAAGCTCTTTATGTCAAAGGCAAGAACCGTGATCGAATGGTCGCAAGGGTCACTCAGGGAATCGCCATTCTTCGCAATGTTTGGAAGCTCGATCCCGAATCACGTCAAGCCATGCAAGGTTGCCGCTATCCAATCACCGAATTCGGACTCTTGAGAATGACCGAACGCGTCTCTGACTTCTACCAGAACCGCGCAGAGGAAGCGGGACTTCAATGCAGTCATCGAACAGACTTTTTCGGAGAACGTCCGGTCGTCATCTTCGATGTCGCTTTTCATTCACCGCAAGATTGCCCCGACTATTCATTGAGCAAACTCTACTTTGACGCAGAAGAAAAATGCCTCGTCGGAGTGGAGAACTACGGTTGGTCCAAAGATGGCCGCTCGGGTGGACTCGTTGAGAAATATCTCTTCCACGAGATTCAGTTTGACGCCCCACTGAGTGACGTGGACTTCTCGTTGGAAAATCCGTCTTACAAGTTCGTCAAAAACTAG
- a CDS encoding DUF1553 domain-containing protein — protein sequence MLMRLSEEESCLPTHRVRISWSLIVSMAVGLCLLASESSVAESSPANRDLFENHVRPMIVKHCLQCHGETKQEGGLNLTTLDGLLTGGESGPAIVTGEPDESLLLEALKYESYEMPPSGQLDESLIEGVQAWIASGADWPEGLALKATEKITSDDRNWWCYQPIDDPAVPEVDDQGWCRNEIDHFIFDRLQTEGLEPSDSGSAKKLARRLHFAITGLPPDSEVATAIEEQSDWYESLVDQLLDSKAYGENQAKFWLDLVRYADSDGYNADHKRPDAYLYRDYVIQSFNADKPYDRFVAEQLAGDEVDPGNRNALIGTMYLRHWIYEHNQRDVEGQWAQILSDVTETTADVFLAQGIKCARCHDHKFDPLLQRDYYALRAFFTPLKPREDMQIGDVETKARYLEQQRVWEEATEEIRKELHEIETPVLLAHSTREGVHRFTKEIQAMISSRRHLLNPYENQIATLASKQFDVLPEKLPEWLDEETEAKRQELRKQLAEFDHLKPEPLPTLPFVISDVGQVSPQTVIPDDPTSTPIDPGFPLVLEEEAATIEPLHPALQSTGRRRALAEWIVSEKNPLTARVIVNRIWEQHFGRGLVETTSDFGHLGTPPSHPELLDWLARRFMEDGWSLKALHRRILTSATYRQSTERAMDDHIAKLDPQNVLLWRMNPRRLSGEEIHDGVLCACGQMGDSDRAIYKPVLRNSLDPLLAAFDFPDRVESQCKRHQTTTSPQSLLMMNSEWLHERAELMESNIGDAEIESFIETAYDRLFFREPDRDELEDAKEFVEQYSEYVSTTDRQSPVEPFPSGGSALRFSEKSPGIVQTGKVPQLSDSETNGKLTIEAIVLLDSLYPDASVRTIVANWSGKQSDRGWSLGVTSTKSRYQPRNLILQLVGSTKEDESKPTYEVVASNLRMKLDTPYYVAVTIDFRDQAGSGIHFYLQDLSKPEQPPEEAEATHQATWNVQSDRPVQIGGRSGSHLWDGMIQNVRVHSAVLDRSKLFGDDSEHANRVLDLRFDSEDHLGGDISGNGLHASVDGLNLASPMKRARTALLHALLCSNEVIYVD from the coding sequence ATGCTGATGAGATTGAGCGAAGAGGAGAGTTGTCTTCCGACTCATCGAGTCCGGATATCCTGGTCCCTGATCGTCTCGATGGCAGTCGGTTTGTGTCTTCTGGCGAGCGAAAGCTCAGTCGCTGAGTCTTCGCCAGCGAATCGTGATCTCTTCGAAAATCACGTTCGACCGATGATCGTCAAGCACTGTCTGCAATGTCACGGAGAGACAAAACAGGAAGGCGGTCTGAATCTGACAACTCTGGACGGGTTGTTGACCGGTGGGGAGAGCGGCCCGGCAATCGTGACAGGTGAGCCGGATGAGAGCCTGCTGCTCGAGGCATTGAAGTATGAATCTTACGAAATGCCTCCAAGTGGTCAGTTGGACGAAAGTCTCATTGAGGGTGTTCAAGCTTGGATTGCATCAGGTGCTGATTGGCCGGAAGGGCTCGCTCTGAAAGCGACGGAAAAGATTACTTCCGATGACCGAAACTGGTGGTGCTATCAGCCGATCGATGATCCCGCTGTACCTGAAGTGGACGATCAAGGCTGGTGCCGAAACGAAATCGATCACTTCATCTTCGACCGGTTGCAAACCGAAGGGCTAGAACCGTCGGATAGTGGATCGGCGAAGAAATTAGCTCGCCGGCTGCACTTTGCAATCACCGGACTACCGCCAGATTCTGAAGTCGCAACTGCCATTGAAGAACAGTCGGACTGGTACGAGAGCCTCGTCGATCAACTCCTTGATTCAAAAGCATACGGTGAGAATCAGGCGAAATTCTGGCTCGATCTGGTTCGCTACGCTGATTCGGATGGCTACAACGCAGACCACAAACGGCCGGATGCCTATCTCTACCGCGACTATGTCATTCAGTCATTCAACGCAGACAAACCGTATGATCGATTTGTCGCAGAGCAACTCGCCGGTGACGAAGTCGATCCGGGGAATCGCAACGCACTCATTGGCACGATGTACCTCCGGCACTGGATCTATGAACACAATCAACGAGATGTTGAAGGTCAGTGGGCGCAGATTCTCAGCGACGTGACGGAAACAACTGCAGACGTCTTTCTCGCGCAGGGAATCAAATGCGCACGCTGTCATGATCACAAATTCGATCCGCTGCTCCAGCGAGATTACTACGCACTCCGCGCTTTCTTCACTCCGCTCAAACCGCGCGAAGACATGCAGATTGGCGACGTCGAAACGAAAGCTCGATATCTCGAACAACAACGTGTCTGGGAAGAAGCAACCGAAGAAATTCGCAAAGAACTGCACGAAATCGAAACACCAGTTTTGCTCGCTCATTCGACTCGCGAGGGGGTTCATCGGTTTACGAAAGAAATTCAGGCGATGATTTCCAGTCGCCGGCACTTATTGAATCCCTACGAAAACCAAATTGCGACTCTGGCTTCGAAGCAGTTCGATGTGCTTCCTGAGAAGCTTCCCGAATGGCTTGATGAAGAGACGGAAGCCAAACGACAGGAACTTCGCAAACAACTTGCAGAGTTTGATCATCTCAAACCTGAACCGCTTCCGACACTTCCGTTTGTGATCAGTGATGTGGGACAAGTCTCTCCGCAAACGGTCATTCCGGACGATCCGACTTCCACTCCGATTGATCCCGGGTTTCCGCTTGTGCTTGAAGAGGAAGCAGCCACGATTGAGCCTCTGCATCCAGCTCTTCAATCGACTGGTCGACGCCGGGCACTTGCTGAGTGGATTGTCAGTGAAAAGAACCCGCTCACCGCTCGCGTGATTGTCAATCGAATTTGGGAACAGCACTTCGGTCGCGGGCTCGTCGAGACAACTAGCGATTTTGGTCATCTTGGAACGCCCCCTTCACATCCAGAACTCCTCGACTGGCTGGCTCGCCGATTCATGGAGGATGGCTGGAGCCTGAAGGCCTTGCATCGTCGGATTCTCACTTCGGCGACGTATCGTCAATCCACAGAGCGAGCCATGGACGATCACATCGCCAAGCTCGATCCGCAAAACGTCTTGCTATGGCGAATGAATCCTCGACGACTCTCCGGTGAAGAGATTCACGACGGAGTGTTGTGTGCCTGCGGGCAGATGGGTGATTCTGACCGAGCGATTTACAAGCCGGTCTTGAGAAACTCTCTCGACCCATTGCTCGCAGCGTTCGACTTCCCCGATCGAGTGGAAAGTCAGTGCAAACGGCATCAGACAACGACTTCTCCCCAGTCGCTGTTGATGATGAATTCTGAGTGGCTGCATGAGCGAGCAGAACTCATGGAATCCAACATCGGAGACGCGGAAATTGAGTCGTTTATCGAAACGGCCTACGACCGACTCTTCTTCCGAGAACCGGATCGCGATGAACTTGAGGACGCAAAAGAGTTTGTCGAGCAGTACTCAGAATACGTTTCGACGACGGATCGTCAGAGTCCCGTAGAACCATTTCCGAGTGGCGGAAGTGCTCTCCGTTTTTCGGAGAAGTCTCCGGGTATCGTGCAGACGGGTAAGGTTCCGCAGCTTTCCGATTCCGAAACCAACGGAAAGTTGACCATAGAAGCGATAGTGCTGCTGGACTCGCTTTATCCTGATGCGTCAGTCCGCACAATTGTCGCCAACTGGAGTGGGAAGCAGAGTGATCGAGGATGGTCATTGGGAGTGACATCAACCAAGAGCCGATATCAACCTCGCAACTTAATCCTCCAGCTTGTCGGTTCAACGAAAGAAGATGAGAGCAAACCGACTTACGAAGTCGTTGCGTCAAATCTCAGAATGAAGCTCGATACCCCGTACTATGTTGCAGTGACGATTGACTTCCGAGACCAAGCGGGATCGGGCATTCACTTTTATTTGCAGGATTTGTCGAAACCAGAACAGCCCCCTGAGGAAGCCGAAGCGACTCATCAAGCAACTTGGAACGTGCAGTCTGATCGACCGGTCCAAATTGGTGGTCGTTCAGGAAGTCATCTCTGGGACGGCATGATTCAAAACGTCCGCGTGCACAGTGCGGTGCTGGACCGATCAAAATTGTTCGGCGATGATTCGGAACACGCCAATCGGGTTCTGGACCTTCGTTTCGATTCGGAAGATCATTTGGGCGGCGACATTTCCGGGAATGGTCTTCATGCATCTGTTGATGGCTTGAATTTGGCTTCGCCAATGAAGCGAGCCCGCACAGCTCTGTTGCACGCACTCTTGTGTTCCAATGAGGTGATTTATGTCGACTGA
- a CDS encoding DUF1501 domain-containing protein — translation MSTENARTENLSRRKMLVQSGSGFGALALAGLLQNDQASGSESITSPLASKLTHHPGQAKSVIFLFMDGGPSHLDTFDPKPELEKLAGKPIPESFGRVITAMGEFDSPILPTQRKFKQHGEGGLWISDWLPHTAEVADELAVIRSCWTNGINHSGGICQMNTGSQFAGRPSLGSWVTYGLGTENENLPAFVVMQEGTGRVINGARNWGTGFMPAIYQGTTMQKSGPPFSNLHPPEEIATKHQRMELDFLNQINHRHAESRPENSELDARIRSFELAFQMQAHAPEAVDLSEETAETQALYGLDNEKTASYGRNLLMARRLVERGVRFVQCYHGAGSKWDAHDNIEANHTRMCGGMDLPVAGLIKDLRRRGLLDQTLVVWGGEFGRTPMSEKGDGRDHNPTGFTMWMAGGGVQGGKAYGTTDEIGLHAVEDRLHVHDIHSTVLHLMGLNHKELIYIHKGRPERIDQNEGRAYKEIVAT, via the coding sequence ATGTCGACTGAAAACGCGCGCACTGAGAACCTGTCGCGACGAAAGATGCTGGTTCAGAGCGGCAGCGGGTTCGGGGCTTTGGCACTGGCTGGTCTGTTGCAAAACGATCAGGCATCTGGATCGGAATCGATTACGTCTCCTCTGGCATCAAAGCTGACCCATCATCCGGGTCAGGCCAAGAGCGTCATCTTTCTGTTCATGGACGGAGGGCCAAGCCATCTCGATACATTCGACCCGAAACCTGAGCTTGAGAAACTGGCCGGAAAACCGATTCCGGAAAGCTTCGGGCGTGTGATCACCGCCATGGGAGAGTTCGATTCTCCCATTCTTCCGACGCAGCGAAAGTTCAAGCAGCACGGCGAAGGGGGATTATGGATTTCAGACTGGCTGCCTCACACAGCTGAAGTTGCGGATGAGCTGGCTGTGATTCGATCGTGTTGGACAAACGGAATCAATCACTCTGGTGGAATCTGTCAGATGAACACCGGGTCACAGTTTGCCGGCCGTCCATCGCTGGGAAGCTGGGTCACGTACGGACTCGGAACCGAGAATGAAAATCTTCCCGCGTTCGTCGTGATGCAGGAAGGGACCGGTCGCGTGATCAATGGTGCCCGAAACTGGGGAACCGGATTCATGCCGGCGATCTATCAGGGCACGACAATGCAGAAGAGCGGCCCCCCGTTTTCGAATCTTCATCCACCCGAAGAGATCGCGACGAAGCATCAGCGGATGGAGCTCGATTTTCTCAATCAGATCAATCATCGGCATGCGGAATCTCGTCCAGAAAACAGCGAATTGGACGCGCGCATTCGCAGCTTCGAACTTGCTTTCCAAATGCAGGCACATGCCCCTGAAGCGGTTGACCTCTCTGAAGAGACCGCTGAGACACAAGCTCTGTACGGTCTGGACAACGAAAAGACCGCTTCATACGGACGCAATCTGTTAATGGCTCGCCGGCTCGTCGAACGCGGTGTGCGGTTTGTTCAGTGCTATCATGGAGCTGGAAGCAAATGGGATGCTCATGACAACATCGAAGCCAATCACACACGCATGTGCGGCGGGATGGATTTGCCTGTCGCTGGATTGATCAAGGACCTCCGCAGACGAGGGCTGCTCGATCAAACTCTCGTCGTCTGGGGCGGCGAATTTGGTCGAACTCCGATGAGTGAAAAAGGCGATGGACGCGATCACAACCCTACTGGTTTCACAATGTGGATGGCTGGAGGCGGAGTTCAGGGAGGCAAGGCGTACGGAACGACGGATGAAATCGGTCTGCATGCAGTTGAGGACCGATTGCACGTGCACGATATCCACTCAACGGTTCTGCACCTGATGGGCTTGAACCACAAAGAGTTGATTTACATTCATAAGGGGCGGCCGGAACGAATCGATCAGAACGAAGGTCGAGCCTACAAAGAGATTGTTGCCACATGA